Genomic window (Muntiacus reevesi chromosome X, mMunRee1.1, whole genome shotgun sequence):
agcaccaccataccagctctccaacaaatgctaaaggatcttctcgagacaggaaacacagaaaagatgtataaactcgaacccaaaacaataaacgggatcatacttatcaatgattacctgaaatgtaaatgggttgaatgccccaaccaagagagaaagactgactgaatggatacaaaagcaagatccctatatatgctgtctacaagcgacccacctcaaaacaagggacacatacagactgaaagtgaagggctagaaaaagatattccatacaaatagagaccaaaagaaagcaggagtcgcaatactcatatcagataaaatagactttaaaacaaaggctgtacaAAGAGATagagatggacactacataatgatcaaaggatcaatccaagaagaagatacaacaatcataaatatataggcgcccaacacaggagcaccacaatatgtaagacaaatgttaacaagtatgagagtggaaattaacaataacacaataatagtgggagacttgttgtggagtaattagcctccaactaataaaaataaaaaaaaatatagtgggagactttaataccccactcacgcctatggatagatcaactaaacagaaaattaacaaggaaacagaaactttaaatgatacaatagaccagttagacttaattgatagttataggacatttcaccccaaaacaatgaatttcacctttttctcaagcgcacacggaaacttctccaggatagatcacatcctgggccataaatctggccttggtaaattaaaaaaaaaaaaagaaatcattccaagcatcttttctgacctcaatgcggtaagattagatgtcaattacaggagaaaaactattcaaaattccaacacatggaggctgaacaacacgttgctgaacaaccaacaaatcacggaagaaatcaaaacagaaatcaaaagatgcatagaaacaaatgaaaatgaaaacacaacaacccaaaacctatgggacactgtaaaagcagtgctaaggggaaggttcacagcaatacaggcatacctcaagaagcaagaaagaagccaaataaataacctaactctacacctaaagcaacttgaaaaggaagaaattatgaaccccagggttagtagaaggaaagaaatcttaaaaattagggcagaaatgaatgcacaagaagcaaaagagaccatagcaaaaatcaacaaaaccaaaagctagttctttgagaaggtatataaaattgacaaaccattagccagactcatcaagaaacaaagggagaaaaatcaaatcaacaaaattagaaatgaaaatggagagatcacaacagacagcacaaaaattcaaagaatcataAGACACTATTATCAGgatctatatgccaataaaatggacaacttggaagaaatggacaaattcttagaaaagtataactttccaaaatcgaaccaggaagaaatacaaactctcaagagacacatcacaagcacggaaaatgaaactataatcagaaatcttccaacaaaagcccaggaccagacggcttcacagctgaattctaccaaaaatttagagaagagctaatacctatcctactcaaactcttccagaaaattgcagaggaaggtaaacttccaaactcattctatgaggccaccatcaccctaattccaaaaccagagaaagacgccagaaaaaaaagaaaactacaggccaatatcactgatgaacatagatgcgaaaatccttaacaaaattctagcaaacagaatccaacaacatattaagaagatcatacatcatgaccaagtgggctttaccccaggaatgcaaggattctttaatatctgcaaatcaatcaatgtaatccaccacattaacaaattgaaaaataaaaaccatatgatcatctcaatagatgcagaaaaatcctttgacaaaattcaacatccatttatgataaaaactctccagaaagcaggcatagaaggaacatacctcaacataataaaagctatatatgacaaaccctcagcaaacagtatcctcaatggtgaaaaattgaaagcatttcccctaaaatcaggaacaagacaagggtgcccactctcaccactactattcaacatagttttggaagtgttggccacagcaatcagagcagaaaaagaaataaaaggaatccagataggaaaagaagtgaaactctcactgtttgcagatgacatgatcctctacatagaaaaccctaaagacgctaccagaaaattactagagctaatcaatgaatagagtaaaggtagaggatgtaaaattaacacacagaaatcccttgcattcctatgcactaacaaaCAGAAACCAGGAGGAGATATTAAGGAagcaatgccattcaccattgcaacacaaagaataaaatacttaggagtatatctacttaacgaaacaaaaggcctatacatagaaaattataaaacactgatgaaagaaatcgaagaggaCACAACTAGATGGAGAAAGTCCAGGGTATCTgaggtggttaattttatgtgtcagcttgactggtaCACAGAGTGCCTAGATATTTAGTCAAATATTATTCTGGCTGTTTCCGTAGTGTGCTTTtccatattaacatttaaatcagtcaaaTGGATAAGACAGATTTCCCCCTGATAAAGTGGGTGGGTTTTACCTAATCAGTTGATAGTCTgattaaacaaaaaagcaaactttcctcATGCAAGAGAAGTCCTCCTGCGTGAAAGCCTTTGGACCTGGGACAtcagcttcttttcctgcctttagacccaaactgaaatatcaactctattggtttggttcttaggccttctaACCTGGACTAGAGCTAAACCACTGGCTCTTCTCAGTCTCCAGCTAGCCACCTCACCCCCTAGATTTTGGGACTTACCAGCCGCTATaattgaatgagtcaattcttttacacacacacacacacagacacacacactccactgaaTCTGTTCTTCTAACACACTACCCAGAGTGATCTACAGATCCAATGCAAACTCTGTCATAATCCCAATAGCAtgctttacagaaatagaaaaactcatcctaaaatttaagtagaatctaaagagatccttaatagggaaaacaacttggacaaagaaaaagtagagaactccaacttcctgatttcaaaacattacaaagctacactaatgaaaactgtgtgttactgccatattaacaaatagatcaatggagtaAAATAGAGATCTTAGCAGTAAACCCTCACTTTTAGAAGATATGCCAGGCAGTGGACTTCCTGATAGAGGGGAAAACATAGCTTTTTTAGATCTTTGAATCAAAGcagggactctggagtcagattgcTTGGCTTCAATTCTACCACTGATCCCCATGGGCCAAATGACCGTGGGTCAGTGGCTGAACCTTAGGCTGCTAATCATTAGTACTAGAGTCCTGGGAGCGTCACAAAGAACCACTACTACTTACATacagcacttagaagagtgccGGGCACGGGGTCTCTGCTGTATAAGTTGCTTTTCACAGATTCTGCGAAATTACCTCCCAAATGGATTTCTTGCACCACCGCCACAGAGGTTTGCCGCTAAACTCTCCCACTCTCGGAATCGTTAAGCACTTGGAGGAGGTGGGACGAGAGGCTTGACAGAGGTATACTCGCAGCGTCACATTCACCCGCCAACTCGCCAACTGCCCGGACGGCCCTTGGACTTGGCAGCAAGCCAGAGGAGGCCCTCGACCCCATTGGTTACACCTCGAGGGGACGGCCAAACAAGGCGAGTGCTGGTTGGCAGGAACCGGACCAATGAGGAGGCGGCAGGGCTGGCGCGCTGAAAACCTCGCGTCATTTGCGGCCATCTCCAGCATGCTTGACGGCGAGCTCCAGACGCCGCCCGCCACACCTGCCCTGACCGCCGCCACCGCGACCCGGTTGATAAATGGTCGCCGCCCCTGATCCGGCGGCCACCCAGATCGCGAcatgagctccccagatgatgaggTGTCTGTTTCGGGAGCGGGTTTCGGCTCAGAGTGCGGGGAGCAGACCAGCGGCCTTGAGGCCGGCTCCATAGCCCCGCGGGGACCcggccccagcccagagcctggggCACCACGAAGCGGCGAAGGTGAGGGCGGGAATGGCTTCCCAGACCCTGAGGGCTTTGAGTCAGAGCGGGAGGTGCTGGAAGCGGGAGCGCCGGTGCTGCAGGGCCGCGAACGCCGGCCTGGCTCCCTGGCCGACGACCAGGGGGacgccctgcagctggctgacgagtcagtgGCGGCCATCCTGCAGCAGCTGGCCGACCTGAACGACGTGCTGGGCACCCGCAGATACCTGTCCCAGGAGAGCTACGCGGTCAGCGAAGTGTCTGCCTTGCGGGACCTCGAGGCGCGACCCCGCAGTCGAGGCGGTGCCGCCCAGAGGTGTGGGGAGGCCGCACAGGCTGAGGCTGGCCCTCTCCGggtcggcgggcccaaggcaggccgggcctgggggaaccctaagaaaggcactaagagtaggttgaacgtggctgTGAATTGCCAGTGGCCTCCGTCAGAAAGCACAGCCGGGCTGCTGTCCGACCCCGAGTCCTCCGATGAATTCAGTAAGATAGAGCGgatgagggtgagcatttatcccaaagaCGGAGGCCAGGCCAAGCTCAACAGCCCCGAAGATCCTGGGAACACACCCAGACGCTTGCATGTCCAAGGCAGGGAGAATCTCCTTAATGTGCCAGACTCTTGCCTATCCTCGATTCCGCAAGGATTAATTTCGGTTGTGGaaaggcagggcaggcagggcgatgcagagcaggaggacaccTCTCCCCCTAGAAAAATGCAGAgcgtgctctgggggaaggggggcagccTGTCCAGCTACCCGGGAGTGGCAATAGCATCAGCTCCTGCAGCTGCCACTACAGGCAGCCTGCCGCGGCCCACTCCTAGAaggaagggggtccaggagaagaaGTCCCTTGGGGGCGTCTCCAAACCTGCCGTGGGGAGAATCTTTCCTTCCTGGGGGCAAAGAATCTCGGCCACTCCCCTGCAACCGGCCACCTTCTCCCCAATTTCTGGCATCCCGCTGCTCcggaggtccaagaaggaggccTTGGTCCCTTGGGGAGCTGAAGAGTCCAAGCACACCCGTGCTGGGAAGAAACCCGTGGCTAGGCGGGCCCGGGAGTCGGTGGCAGCAATGGCGGTGTCGGGAGAAGACAACGATCCAAATAGAGACCCATTCCCAAAGGGCCAAGTGAgtaggccaggcccctcctctctcctcactcttccccctcccaccctccccacaacacaggtcttcaccccttgctccttctctccatccctcagggGTTGTCATTGGGTGACCCTCAGTCACTGGGTCATCAGGATGCCAGATTGGggtccttttactagggacaaacgttaaggtagcactttgggtgtgctgggctcggttttccacccttggcctgtttccagcctcctccacgaggctggggctggagtggaCGGGAGAGCTGGTAGCTGAATTGATTTGCggggaccccttaaaagcttcacagagcttCAGTGTTTAGTCGCATCACTTTCCTGAATCCT
Coding sequences:
- the LOC136153927 gene encoding uncharacterized protein CXorf49 homolog — protein: MSSPDDEVSVSGAGFGSECGEQTSGLEAGSIAPRGPGPSPEPGAPRSGEGEGGNGFPDPEGFESEREVLEAGAPVLQGRERRPGSLADDQGDALQLADESVAAILQQLADLNDVLGTRRYLSQESYAVSEVSALRDLEARPRSRGGAAQRCGEAAQAEAGPLRVGGPKAGRAWGNPKKGTKSRLNVAVNCQWPPSESTAGLLSDPESSDEFSKIERMRVSIYPKDGGQAKLNSPEDPGNTPRRLHVQGRENLLNVPDSCLSSIPQGLISVVERQGRQGDAEQEDTSPPRKMQSVLWGKGGSLSSYPGVAIASAPAAATTGSLPRPTPRRKGVQEKKSLGGVSKPAVGRIFPSWGQRISATPLQPATFSPISGIPLLRRSKKEALVPWGAEESKHTRAGKKPVARRARESVAAMAVSGEDNDPNRDPFPKGQLTTDRPWSSCPWVHHGEPSSTNLIIRGTQYSGNSEPVAMNKGEVMPRGPGPSGDREPTDHPPRRKRQQQPPGRQGCPRCLVLQREIDDLKDQLASMRYLADKFQIV